A genomic window from Patescibacteria group bacterium includes:
- a CDS encoding N-6 DNA methylase codes for MPTVKQNKTKVVIDKIFKDPGILYGLKEFEEIDLVKVLTITEEEKGVYYIKDLKSGKRKVVYDEEKQKGKPEEIIRQLWLYKLHTTYKYPFERIDTEKSIHFGHEIHAKAADIIVYKKDKITPFIIIEVKSPTEKKGIEQLKSYLSAEGSEIGVWSNGIEKVILYRPYPKEFEDSLSEIPAADQTIDDLFEIKKTWNDLNPKFDFVEIVKRIEELALAGSGANVFEEIFKMIYAKLFDEKLALERRKDQEVLFRKYRDPEKTYEIINQLFKNAARQWPETFESSERIKLTPARLNICVPFLENVRFFELGQGEYEIIDSAFEYLITEVSKGKKGQYFTPRHVIKMCVKMLNPKDDEYVIDPACGSGGFLLHTMYQVWDSLPTESAKKDYAGKYLFGIDFDDNMRRISQALMLIAGDGKHNIFKRDSLDARDWQGVYAEEARVALKPLLAKFDNPSDDKENQLAYSHLNFDILLTNPPFAGENPEPGLLRQYDLAKKDGKLKKNVERHILFIERSLDAIRPGGRLAIVLPQGVLNNTNMEYIRQWIFEKARILAVVGLHGNTFKPHTGTKTSVLFLQKWIEDEKQPKDYPIFMAVSKKSGKDNSGNYVYKKDEKGNLVYDGRGRKVLDHDLDEIAEKFIKFAKEQKFSFWR; via the coding sequence ATGCCAACAGTGAAACAAAACAAGACAAAAGTAGTAATTGACAAAATTTTTAAAGACCCAGGAATTCTTTATGGGCTGAAAGAGTTTGAAGAGATAGATTTGGTTAAAGTTCTAACGATTACCGAGGAAGAGAAAGGGGTTTATTATATTAAAGATCTCAAATCTGGAAAAAGAAAAGTTGTCTATGACGAAGAAAAACAGAAGGGCAAACCTGAAGAAATTATTCGGCAATTATGGCTTTACAAACTCCACACTACCTATAAGTATCCATTTGAACGAATAGATACAGAGAAGAGTATTCACTTCGGTCACGAAATTCACGCCAAAGCGGCTGATATTATTGTTTACAAGAAAGATAAAATTACACCCTTTATTATTATTGAAGTTAAAAGCCCAACAGAAAAGAAAGGCATTGAACAACTCAAGAGTTATCTCTCTGCCGAGGGTTCAGAAATCGGAGTTTGGTCGAACGGAATAGAAAAAGTAATCTTGTACAGACCCTATCCAAAGGAATTCGAGGATTCCTTAAGTGAAATTCCAGCCGCAGATCAGACAATTGATGATCTCTTTGAGATTAAAAAAACCTGGAATGATTTAAACCCCAAATTTGATTTTGTCGAAATTGTTAAAAGAATTGAAGAACTGGCACTAGCTGGTTCTGGAGCTAATGTCTTTGAGGAGATATTTAAAATGATCTATGCCAAACTTTTTGATGAGAAGTTGGCTCTTGAACGCCGAAAAGACCAAGAAGTTCTTTTTAGAAAGTACCGTGATCCGGAAAAAACCTATGAAATTATCAATCAACTCTTTAAAAATGCTGCCCGGCAATGGCCGGAAACCTTTGAGTCGTCTGAGCGGATTAAGCTTACGCCGGCAAGACTTAATATTTGTGTTCCTTTTTTAGAAAATGTTCGCTTTTTTGAATTAGGCCAGGGCGAATATGAGATTATCGATAGCGCTTTTGAATATCTCATCACCGAGGTTTCAAAAGGTAAAAAAGGTCAATATTTTACTCCTAGGCACGTGATTAAGATGTGTGTGAAGATGCTTAATCCCAAAGATGATGAGTATGTTATTGACCCCGCCTGTGGTTCTGGAGGATTCCTCCTTCACACAATGTATCAAGTATGGGATAGTTTGCCAACAGAATCAGCGAAGAAAGATTATGCAGGAAAATACCTTTTTGGAATTGATTTTGATGACAATATGCGACGAATTTCTCAGGCACTGATGTTAATTGCCGGTGATGGCAAACACAATATTTTTAAAAGAGATTCACTTGATGCTCGGGATTGGCAGGGAGTTTATGCAGAAGAAGCCCGGGTAGCCTTAAAGCCGCTTTTAGCTAAATTTGACAACCCCTCAGATGATAAAGAAAACCAGCTTGCTTATAGCCATCTTAATTTTGATATTTTATTAACCAACCCTCCGTTTGCCGGTGAAAATCCGGAGCCAGGCTTGCTACGTCAGTATGATTTAGCCAAAAAGGACGGCAAACTAAAGAAAAACGTTGAACGCCACATTCTTTTCATTGAAAGATCATTAGATGCGATTCGACCAGGGGGTCGTCTAGCGATAGTTCTACCTCAAGGAGTCTTAAATAACACCAATATGGAATATATTCGTCAGTGGATATTTGAGAAAGCTAGAATTTTAGCAGTAGTCGGCTTACACGGTAATACTTTTAAACCTCACACGGGTACTAAAACAAGTGTTTTGTTTTTACAAAAATGGATCGAAGATGAAAAACAACCAAAGGATTACCCAATTTTCATGGCGGTTTCCAAAAAATCGGGAAAAGACAATTCCGGGAATTATGTTTATAAAAAAGACGAAAAAGGAAACCTAGTCTATGATGGCCGAGGTCGCAAAGTTCTCGATCATGACCTCGACGAAATCGCCGAAAAGTTTATTAAATTCGCTAAAGAGCAAAAATTTAGTTTTTGGAGGTAA
- a CDS encoding sigma factor, with product MTQKQEKELVKKARQGNKEAFTELAQEGIRLAVSVAKKEGKEKDFFKLAKAGFSGWLMAFEKYDLSKDYKLSTYSTWWIRAAIREEQTGVSIQKQAKKEKVKKYSWEKMARETLRVCKE from the coding sequence ATGACTCAAAAACAAGAAAAAGAACTAGTTAAAAAAGCTCGCCAAGGTAATAAAGAAGCCTTTACAGAATTAGCCCAAGAGGGCATCAGACTGGCAGTAAGTGTCGCCAAAAAAGAAGGCAAGGAAAAAGACTTCTTCAAATTAGCCAAAGCCGGTTTCTCTGGCTGGCTGATGGCTTTTGAAAAATATGATTTAAGCAAAGACTACAAACTCTCTACCTATTCCACCTGGTGGATCAGAGCCGCCATTAGAGAAGAACAAACAGGCGTCTCTATTCAAAAACAGGCGAAGAAAGAAAAAGTAAAAAAATACTCTTGGGAAAAGATGGCTAGAGAAACTCTGAGGGTTTGTAAAGAATGA
- a CDS encoding restriction endonuclease subunit S, whose product MVFSIIKKSQLEGANRLDAEYYQPEYLEKIKKLQSSTVRLGDIAYITDGEHGSPIFDEKSGIKYFSAQHVRDGFIDDTNVNTISKIIDERNKRSQLKEGDVLLSTVGTIGFAGLVTKEFLPANIDRHVARIVLKEKTLEPEFLVAFLNSRYGKFQSVRESTGNVQFNLFIDKIKDLKVPKSNNPYIARLLKDALKELDNTENFYSQAENLLLEELGLKDFEVEDDLSFVVNLSEVKSAHRADAEYFQPKYEKLIEKIKNKNAKLLGELVSIKKGIEPGSEEYQEEGKLFFRVSSLSKFGFEDKDQKYLTEDLYQKLKDDFEPKVGEILLTKDATPGIAYALKEPIEGITAGGILRLKLKAKIEQEYLALAINSIVGQIQVERDTGGSVIVHWRPDQVRDCLIPVLSKSTQQKIANLVKKSHQARKKLKELLEKAKRKVEEIIEKGGEKTA is encoded by the coding sequence ATGGTTTTTTCAATAATCAAAAAATCCCAACTCGAAGGTGCGAACCGATTGGATGCGGAATATTACCAGCCGGAGTATCTGGAAAAAATTAAAAAATTGCAATCTTCTACTGTCAGACTTGGAGATATCGCTTATATTACTGACGGTGAACATGGATCGCCTATTTTTGATGAAAAAAGCGGAATAAAATACTTCTCTGCCCAACATGTAAGAGACGGATTTATAGACGACACCAATGTCAACACAATTTCTAAAATTATTGATGAGAGAAATAAAAGATCACAGTTGAAAGAAGGAGATGTTTTATTGTCCACCGTAGGTACAATTGGTTTTGCTGGTTTAGTAACAAAGGAATTTCTACCAGCTAATATTGACAGGCACGTCGCGCGGATTGTTTTAAAGGAAAAAACCTTAGAACCAGAGTTTTTAGTTGCCTTTTTAAATTCAAGATATGGGAAATTTCAATCGGTCCGCGAATCTACTGGGAATGTTCAGTTTAATTTGTTTATCGATAAAATTAAAGATCTTAAAGTCCCTAAATCTAACAATCCCTACATTGCGCGGTTATTAAAAGATGCACTAAAAGAACTAGATAATACAGAGAATTTTTATTCCCAAGCAGAAAATTTGCTTTTAGAAGAATTAGGGCTGAAGGATTTTGAAGTGGAGGATGATTTATCTTTTGTGGTTAATCTTTCCGAAGTAAAATCCGCTCATCGTGCCGATGCCGAATACTTCCAACCGAAATACGAAAAATTAATTGAAAAAATTAAAAATAAAAATGCAAAATTACTAGGGGAATTAGTTTCAATAAAAAAAGGAATTGAACCAGGGAGCGAAGAATATCAAGAAGAAGGAAAATTATTTTTTCGAGTAAGCAGCCTCTCGAAATTCGGGTTTGAAGATAAAGATCAAAAATACCTAACCGAAGATTTATATCAAAAACTTAAGGATGATTTTGAACCAAAAGTTGGGGAAATTTTATTAACTAAAGATGCAACACCAGGGATTGCCTATGCGTTAAAAGAGCCAATTGAGGGAATAACCGCAGGAGGAATTTTGCGATTGAAGTTAAAGGCAAAAATTGAGCAAGAATATTTGGCATTAGCTATAAATTCAATTGTAGGTCAGATTCAGGTTGAAAGAGACACCGGTGGTTCAGTTATAGTCCATTGGAGACCAGATCAGGTTAGAGATTGCCTAATTCCTGTTCTCTCAAAATCAACCCAACAAAAAATTGCCAATTTAGTAAAAAAATCTCACCAAGCCCGCAAAAAATTAAAAGAACTTCTCGAAAAAGCAAAAAGAAAAGTTGAAGAGATAATTGAAAAAGGAGGTGAAAAAACTGCATGA
- a CDS encoding MBL fold metallo-hydrolase, giving the protein MVKVKVLIQGYATTLKKGWIASSTTTLIQDGKTNIVVDPGINRKRLLNALKKEGLKPEDINYVFMTHFHPDHNYLVGIFPKAKALDNELVYDKDREYEHKRKIPGTKIEILFTSGHDQFHSSLVVPTEKGIIVVAGDVWWWKTSQKQKTDKESLLKHKDMYVKDKKALLKSRKKILEVADWIIPGHGKMFKNPLKK; this is encoded by the coding sequence ATGGTAAAAGTTAAAGTTTTAATTCAAGGATACGCAACAACTTTAAAGAAAGGCTGGATTGCTAGTTCAACTACAACATTGATTCAAGACGGGAAAACAAACATTGTTGTTGATCCAGGAATCAATAGAAAAAGACTCCTCAACGCTCTAAAAAAAGAAGGATTAAAACCAGAAGACATTAATTATGTTTTTATGACTCACTTTCACCCCGACCATAACTACCTTGTCGGAATTTTTCCTAAAGCAAAGGCGTTGGATAATGAACTGGTCTACGACAAAGATAGAGAGTATGAACATAAAAGGAAAATCCCAGGAACAAAGATAGAAATTCTTTTTACTTCAGGCCATGACCAATTCCATAGCTCTCTTGTTGTCCCAACCGAGAAAGGAATCATTGTTGTTGCTGGTGATGTCTGGTGGTGGAAAACAAGTCAAAAACAAAAAACAGATAAAGAATCTTTGCTTAAACATAAAGACATGTACGTTAAAGATAAAAAAGCTTTGCTAAAAAGCAGAAAAAAAATCTTAGAAGTTGCTGACTGGATTATTCCCGGACACGGAAAGATGTTTAAGAATCCACTAAAAAAATGA
- a CDS encoding glycosyltransferase family 1 protein, with translation MKIVIDARMYGLEHAGIGRYILNLINQIEKIDEKNDYFILLRKKYYQKLEFKNKRFHKILADWPHYSFKEQFLLPGILRKIKPDLVHFPHFNVPIFWQGKYIVTIHDLIKHESRGRKTTTRLSLFYWPKYWVYQLIVFLAIKRAKRIITPSQYWQRELVKRYKIKQNKIVVTYEGAGEFANKKASLSGEKALKKYGITKPFIIYTGSLYPHKNVFRLVQAVQLINKENKNNLSLVIASARNVFMERFKKEVEKTKGLNMVILAGFVPDEELIALYQEAEAFVTPSLLEGFCLTGLEAMVTGLPVVCSKASCLPEIYGQAAVYFNPLEVKDMAERIEEVVDNKKLQQELSKKGYQQVKKYSWEKMARETLRVYES, from the coding sequence ATGAAAATCGTTATTGACGCTAGGATGTATGGGCTGGAACACGCGGGGATTGGCCGTTATATTCTTAATTTAATCAATCAAATTGAAAAAATTGATGAAAAAAATGATTATTTTATCTTATTAAGAAAAAAATATTATCAAAAATTAGAATTCAAAAACAAAAGGTTTCATAAAATCCTGGCTGATTGGCCTCATTACTCTTTTAAAGAACAATTTCTTTTACCAGGGATTTTAAGAAAGATTAAACCTGATCTCGTTCATTTTCCTCATTTCAATGTCCCCATTTTCTGGCAAGGGAAATATATTGTTACCATTCATGATTTAATCAAACACGAATCAAGAGGAAGGAAAACGACCACCAGATTATCTCTTTTTTACTGGCCCAAATATTGGGTTTACCAATTAATTGTTTTTCTGGCCATTAAAAGAGCGAAAAGAATTATTACCCCTAGTCAGTATTGGCAAAGAGAATTAGTTAAGAGATACAAAATCAAGCAAAACAAAATCGTGGTTACTTATGAAGGCGCCGGGGAGTTTGCCAACAAAAAAGCCAGTCTGAGTGGTGAAAAAGCTTTGAAAAAATATGGAATTACTAAACCTTTTATTATTTACACGGGTAGTCTTTACCCTCATAAAAACGTTTTCCGTTTAGTCCAAGCGGTTCAATTAATCAATAAAGAAAACAAAAACAATCTTTCTCTGGTGATTGCCAGTGCCAGAAATGTTTTTATGGAAAGGTTTAAAAAAGAAGTGGAAAAAACAAAAGGCTTAAACATGGTTATTCTGGCTGGTTTTGTGCCAGATGAAGAATTGATTGCTCTTTATCAAGAAGCCGAAGCTTTTGTCACTCCTTCACTCTTAGAAGGTTTTTGTTTGACTGGATTAGAAGCGATGGTGACTGGTTTGCCGGTGGTTTGTTCAAAAGCCAGTTGTTTACCAGAGATTTATGGTCAGGCCGCGGTTTATTTCAATCCTTTAGAAGTCAAAGATATGGCTGAAAGAATAGAAGAAGTAGTTGACAATAAGAAACTTCAACAAGAATTAAGCAAAAAGGGCTATCAACAAGTAAAAAAATATTCTTGGGAAAAGATGGCCAGGGAGACTTTAAGAGTTTACGAATCGTAA
- a CDS encoding glycosyltransferase family 2 protein, whose amino-acid sequence MAKKIDLSIIILSHNTKELLEKCLMAVGKAEENDYSFKTIVVDNASTDGSAKMVKQEFPGVDLMISKKNLGFSGGNNLGLKRAAGKFTLFLNSDTEIKPDSLIKMIKFMGSDNKIGAITPKALLVSGGMDPDCHRGFPTPWASITYFLGLEKFFPKSRFFGQYHQFYLDLDKAHEIDAGFGTFMFVRRKALEEVGRWDESYFFYGEDLDLFYRIKKAGWKNMFYPEVLLKHHKGASSGLRKESREITQVTRETRIKVAKASTQAMEIFYRKFYKDKYPFWLTFLVITAIKLLGFLRLLLHRFK is encoded by the coding sequence GTGGCCAAAAAAATTGATCTCTCGATTATCATTCTTAGCCATAATACTAAAGAACTCTTGGAAAAGTGTTTAATGGCGGTTGGTAAAGCCGAAGAAAACGATTATTCTTTTAAAACAATTGTGGTTGACAATGCTTCGACTGATGGCTCAGCCAAAATGGTGAAACAAGAATTTCCTGGGGTAGACTTAATGATCAGTAAAAAGAATCTTGGCTTTTCTGGGGGTAACAACCTAGGTTTAAAAAGGGCCGCCGGCAAGTTTACTCTGTTTCTAAACTCAGATACAGAAATCAAACCTGATTCCCTTATAAAAATGATTAAGTTTATGGGGAGCGATAACAAGATTGGGGCAATTACTCCCAAAGCCCTTTTAGTCTCTGGGGGTATGGATCCCGATTGTCATCGGGGTTTTCCCACTCCCTGGGCTTCGATTACTTATTTCTTAGGTTTGGAAAAATTCTTTCCCAAGAGCAGGTTTTTTGGTCAATACCATCAATTCTATCTTGATTTGGACAAAGCCCATGAAATTGATGCCGGTTTTGGCACCTTTATGTTTGTTCGGAGAAAGGCTTTAGAGGAAGTCGGCCGTTGGGATGAGTCCTATTTCTTTTACGGTGAAGATCTGGATTTGTTTTACCGAATCAAAAAAGCCGGTTGGAAGAACATGTTTTATCCGGAAGTCCTTTTAAAACATCACAAAGGCGCTAGTTCCGGTTTAAGAAAAGAATCAAGAGAAATTACCCAAGTGACTCGGGAAACAAGGATAAAAGTCGCCAAGGCTTCAACCCAGGCAATGGAAATCTTTTACAGAAAATTTTACAAGGATAAGTATCCTTTTTGGTTGACTTTCCTGGTAATTACTGCCATCAAATTACTGGGTTTTTTAAGATTACTGCTTCATCGCTTTAAATGA
- a CDS encoding glycosyltransferase family 4 protein, with protein sequence MKILMLTSYLPYPPSSGGQVRSYNLIKNLAKKHQISLFALIKDEAERKHVKELEKFCHKVRIFRRPERPWMLTNILKTGFGFYPFLVVRNSSVEEKKALAEELEKETYDLIHAENFYVMPHIPKTKIPILLTEQTIFYQVYRHYVATLPWYLFFLKIVLIIDILKLKYWESYYWRQANYLAAVSEDDINYIKKVIPGRKVFLIPNGVDFEFYSQKKYPKNKQATLLFGAADFHWMQNTEGAKLLIEKVWPIIKEKNQAVKLWIVGKIASEALASYVGKERIVIQEIKDSREAYQRSWVLVAPMRSGGGSRTKFFEAMASGLPIVTTSEGVEGIKAKDKEEIFVENDLGLLAEKVLMLLEDKDLAKKVGQKARELVKEQYSWNKSAQALDKAYQEVASGQKN encoded by the coding sequence ATGAAAATTTTAATGCTCACTTCTTATCTGCCTTACCCGCCTTCCTCTGGCGGTCAGGTTCGCTCCTATAATTTAATTAAAAATCTAGCCAAGAAACACCAGATTTCTCTTTTTGCCTTAATCAAGGATGAAGCCGAAAGAAAACACGTCAAAGAATTAGAAAAGTTTTGTCATAAAGTCAGGATTTTTAGGAGGCCAGAACGCCCTTGGATGTTAACTAACATTCTGAAGACTGGTTTTGGTTTTTACCCCTTTTTGGTGGTTAGGAATTCTTCGGTTGAAGAAAAAAAAGCTTTGGCCGAAGAATTAGAAAAAGAAACCTATGATCTGATTCACGCTGAGAATTTTTACGTCATGCCCCATATTCCCAAAACCAAGATTCCCATTCTTTTAACCGAACAAACCATTTTTTACCAGGTCTACCGCCATTATGTCGCCACTTTACCCTGGTATCTTTTTTTCCTGAAAATCGTTTTAATCATTGATATTCTCAAACTAAAATATTGGGAGTCTTACTACTGGCGCCAGGCCAATTATTTGGCGGCGGTTTCTGAAGACGATATCAATTACATTAAAAAAGTCATTCCTGGCAGAAAAGTTTTTCTCATTCCCAATGGGGTTGATTTTGAATTCTATAGTCAAAAAAAATATCCCAAAAACAAACAGGCTACCCTTCTTTTTGGCGCCGCCGACTTTCACTGGATGCAGAACACAGAGGGCGCCAAACTTTTAATTGAAAAAGTCTGGCCAATTATCAAAGAAAAAAACCAAGCGGTTAAACTCTGGATTGTGGGCAAGATTGCGTCCGAAGCCTTGGCTTCATACGTGGGTAAGGAAAGAATTGTTATCCAGGAGATAAAGGACAGTCGGGAAGCTTACCAGCGCTCCTGGGTTTTAGTCGCGCCGATGCGCAGTGGCGGCGGCAGTCGGACCAAGTTTTTTGAAGCGATGGCTTCGGGTTTACCAATCGTCACCACCTCTGAAGGGGTTGAGGGCATCAAAGCCAAGGATAAAGAAGAGATTTTTGTTGAAAATGATTTGGGTCTTTTAGCGGAAAAGGTGCTGATGCTTTTAGAAGATAAGGATTTAGCCAAAAAGGTTGGTCAAAAGGCCAGGGAATTGGTTAAAGAGCAATACAGTTGGAATAAAAGTGCCCAAGCTTTAGACAAAGCTTACCAGGAGGTTGCCAGTGGCCAAAAAAATTGA
- a CDS encoding PD-(D/E)XK nuclease family protein, which yields MANYQQRKRNLYNPKSKIPFRISRGKIDLFLECPRCFYLDRRLGLGRPSMPGWALNSAVDQLLKNEFDLLRKNGERHQLMKHYKIDAIPFAHPDLPLWRDDVYKFVGASVLHQPTHLEICGIIDDLWINSQEELIIVDYKSTSTSQEISLEDEYKQGFKKQMEVYQWIFRQKGFKVNPTGYFVYANAGRSRPKFDARLEFELQIIPHKGDDAWVEPTIVEIKKCLDSSKIPDSNPDCEFCQYRKLIKKEEKVKKGGG from the coding sequence ATGGCTAACTACCAACAAAGAAAAAGAAATCTCTACAACCCAAAATCAAAAATTCCCTTTCGGATTAGTCGGGGAAAAATTGATTTGTTTTTGGAATGCCCTCGTTGTTTTTATTTAGACAGGAGGTTAGGTTTGGGTCGGCCCAGCATGCCGGGGTGGGCTTTAAATTCGGCTGTTGATCAACTTTTAAAAAACGAATTTGATTTGTTAAGGAAAAACGGGGAAAGACATCAATTAATGAAACATTACAAGATTGATGCCATTCCTTTTGCTCATCCTGACTTGCCCCTTTGGCGAGATGATGTTTATAAATTTGTTGGTGCTTCAGTTCTTCATCAACCCACTCATTTAGAAATCTGTGGGATTATTGATGATCTTTGGATTAATAGTCAGGAAGAATTAATTATTGTTGATTACAAATCAACCAGTACTAGTCAAGAAATTTCCCTTGAAGATGAATATAAACAAGGTTTTAAAAAACAAATGGAAGTTTATCAATGGATCTTTAGGCAAAAAGGTTTTAAGGTTAATCCGACCGGTTACTTTGTTTACGCTAACGCCGGTAGAAGTAGGCCTAAATTTGATGCCCGTTTAGAGTTTGAATTGCAAATAATTCCTCATAAAGGGGATGATGCTTGGGTGGAACCGACGATTGTTGAAATTAAAAAATGTCTTGATTCCAGTAAAATCCCTGACTCCAACCCTGATTGTGAATTTTGTCAGTATCGGAAACTAATTAAAAAAGAAGAAAAAGTTAAGAAAGGTGGTGGTTAA
- the lexA gene encoding transcriptional repressor LexA, translating to MRLAITKRQKELLSIIYKFIKETGYPPNFEEMKDALNVVSNQSVVDLLGHLERKKFIKRDEGTARSIAILLLGYEALERPPLVPFLGITSAGAPLEAIEVSGDWEAISSEVTQLKDEVFLLRISGDSMINAGIDDGDTVLVKRQNEFVSGDIVLADVEGESMVKRFISDDQPPYIYLRPENPKYDVIPFTDKMKLKGKVVSVLNKAYWKPAA from the coding sequence ATGAGACTAGCCATTACCAAAAGACAAAAAGAATTACTCTCGATCATTTACAAATTCATTAAAGAAACAGGTTATCCTCCAAATTTTGAAGAGATGAAAGATGCTCTAAACGTTGTCTCTAATCAATCAGTAGTTGATCTTCTTGGCCATCTTGAAAGAAAAAAATTTATTAAGCGTGATGAAGGAACAGCCCGAAGCATCGCTATTTTACTGTTAGGATACGAAGCTTTGGAAAGACCTCCACTAGTTCCTTTTTTAGGTATAACCAGTGCAGGAGCGCCTCTAGAAGCAATTGAGGTTTCTGGAGATTGGGAAGCTATATCTTCAGAAGTAACTCAACTTAAAGATGAAGTTTTTCTTCTTAGAATCTCTGGTGATTCGATGATTAATGCGGGTATTGATGATGGAGACACAGTTTTAGTTAAGAGACAAAATGAATTCGTTTCTGGGGATATTGTCTTGGCTGATGTTGAAGGAGAATCAATGGTCAAGCGATTTATTTCCGACGACCAACCTCCATACATTTACCTTAGACCAGAAAATCCAAAATATGATGTTATTCCATTCACTGACAAGATGAAATTGAAAGGTAAAGTTGTTTCAGTTTTAAATAAAGCATACTGGAAACCAGCAGCTTAA
- a CDS encoding serine protease: MFIDKLELRLRRAIKSIFLRLKAYIKRLLFPLYLFPLKLVTYSAYYSVKFLIKLVIALIKIIIDAFIFSFKSLKNFLKSLFVLGLVIYMVASLFVIMDYLRTQYGYYGKFLCSFGVQDKLKGSVVRVVGGYSEGSGFFITENQILTNFHVIADEPSPKVIFPDGSFITPNRILGDRDADLALLFTEDHYPNLVLPILKDITFRQDEPLIATGYPMGTELSGKATVLKGNFVDFRNPKSQRVGYIQTNISLVEGMSGGPLTDQCGQVVGINTIGLAGLSLFIDADHARIMVPLFTDQEITKIEVDPSASPEEAVKAFYTYLKARKMKEGFELLSQEYLQKTNFEEWTNRFVDILDVNIFLSERYENSEDTVFVKFGTKNWVDGEVEIHYYEGTWQTVLEDGVYKMLKSKIKEVENPEWDWFYSSD, translated from the coding sequence ATGTTTATTGACAAACTTGAACTTCGACTCCGACGGGCGATAAAGTCAATCTTTCTTCGGCTGAAAGCCTATATCAAGCGTCTCCTTTTTCCTTTGTATCTTTTTCCTTTAAAACTGGTTACCTATTCCGCTTATTACTCGGTCAAGTTCCTGATTAAATTAGTTATTGCCCTTATTAAAATAATCATTGATGCTTTCATTTTTTCTTTTAAAAGCCTGAAGAATTTCTTGAAATCTCTTTTTGTTCTTGGTTTAGTTATTTACATGGTGGCTTCTCTTTTTGTGATTATGGATTACTTAAGAACCCAGTACGGCTATTACGGTAAGTTTTTATGTTCCTTTGGGGTTCAGGATAAGTTAAAGGGTTCGGTGGTCAGAGTCGTCGGCGGTTATTCTGAGGGATCCGGCTTTTTTATCACTGAAAACCAGATTCTAACTAACTTCCATGTTATTGCTGATGAACCCAGTCCTAAAGTAATCTTTCCTGACGGTAGTTTTATTACCCCGAATAGGATTCTTGGTGATAGAGACGCTGATTTGGCTCTTTTGTTTACCGAAGACCACTACCCGAATTTAGTTTTGCCTATTTTGAAAGATATTACCTTTCGTCAAGATGAACCACTAATAGCCACCGGTTATCCAATGGGAACGGAATTAAGCGGCAAAGCCACGGTTTTAAAGGGAAATTTTGTTGACTTTCGTAATCCCAAAAGCCAACGGGTCGGTTATATTCAAACTAATATCAGTTTAGTGGAAGGGATGAGCGGCGGACCTTTAACCGACCAGTGTGGACAGGTAGTCGGCATTAATACGATCGGCTTGGCTGGTTTATCTCTTTTTATTGATGCGGATCATGCCAGAATCATGGTTCCGCTCTTTACTGACCAGGAAATTACCAAGATAGAAGTTGATCCGTCGGCTTCTCCTGAGGAAGCGGTCAAGGCTTTTTATACCTATCTTAAAGCCAGGAAAATGAAAGAAGGCTTTGAGCTTTTAAGTCAGGAGTATCTCCAAAAGACCAATTTTGAAGAATGGACAAACAGATTTGTTGATATTCTAGATGTCAATATTTTTCTCTCGGAAAGATACGAAAATAGCGAAGACACGGTCTTTGTCAAATTTGGGACCAAAAACTGGGTTGATGGGGAAGTGGAAATTCATTATTATGAAGGCACTTGGCAAACAGTCCTGGAAGACGGTGTTTATAAAATGCTGAAAAGTAAAATAAAAGAAGTGGAAAATCCAGAATGGGATTGGTTTTATTCATCTGATTAA